A region of the Culex quinquefasciatus strain JHB chromosome 1, VPISU_Cqui_1.0_pri_paternal, whole genome shotgun sequence genome:
ccttccgatctgcataccagtctataatcgagtgcatatttttttggtgCACGGGCTCActtccagacacacgcacagacatttgttcagaatttgagtcTGAGTcgaggtatacgtgaaggtgggtctacgaggtcgaattaagaagttcattttacgagtgattttatagcctttcctcattgagttgaggaaggcaaaaactgtaaggggaccatccataaaccgcgTGGACATTTTAGGggtagggggtatggcgattgtccgattgtccacgctccatacaaaaaagatttttttgtaaggacaattgtccacgagggagggggggggggggggggtttgagattaccaaaaaagtgtccacgtggtttatggatggtcccaagctTTTATTGCTCAAATCATGAAATACCTTGAAAATACTTATTTGAGGTGAAATAAGATTTTGAACatgaatttaaatgtttgataaaattcaaacaacagAATTCAATAAAGATCTGAAAGCAATTCTCAGTAATTACGCCCGATTGGTATGCAGCAAGCTAAACTTTTAGTTGTATTAAAAGCTGTCAAGTTCCAGTGCTCGCCATCAGAGGCAAGCGTCGTTATTGTTTCCGTTACACTGAGAAAGTATTTTGCatagttttttttcgttgttaatCTTTTTCATTCACTTGGACCCAATTTTGAGGTCAGAGTTACTTTTTCgtagtaacttttttcaaaatttaattttcgtttactttttcaaaaggtcctatgtacataggaaacccatggcgcattggttgttttgaaaaagtaatctagaattaaaaattcattttaaacccTTTTTGGTCGtgtgcaaataaaaatatgctTTATCTTAGTGACAGATTggtaaaagatttaaaattcccTGTTTGTTTCTCCCACCAGGACGGAAAGCACCGCCACCTGGAGCTGGGCCGTTGGCTCCGGAAGCGCTACGGCTCCCTGCTGGGGGCCACCTACACCAACAACGAAATCTACGTCCGCTCCACCGACGTCGATCGAACGCTGATGAGTGCCGAATCCAACCTCGCCGGTCTCTATCCACCCGTCGGCCCAGACCGGTGGGATGCGGCCATCCAGTGGCAACCGATTCCGGTGCACACCGTGCCGGAGGAGCTGGACGAGGTGCTGGCCGCGAAAAAGCCCTGCTCGGCGTTTGATTTGGAGCTGAAGAAGTACAAGCATACTGACGAATTCCAAGCGTACAACAAGTCGCTGGAACCGCTGTATGAGTACGTGACGGCTCACTCGGGACGTGCGGTTGACTCGCTGACCAGCGCCCAGAACATTTATTCCTGCCTGCACATCGAAGAACTGAACAACTTTACACTGCCAGCGTGGACCGCAAAGGTCTATCCGGAACCACTACGTTCCATTTCGGCGAAATCGTTCGCCACCAAAACCAACACCCCGCTGATGGCACGCCTCAAAGCCGGTCCGCTCGTCAAGGAGATTCTCGAGCGCTTCCGGGCCAAGCTCAACCGAAAGCTCAAGCCGGACCGGTCGGTTTGGGTTTACAGTGCACACGACACGACCGTGGCCAATTTGTTGAACGCGCTCCGCGTCTTCGACCTTCACAACCCACCGTTTGCGGCGTGCGTTCTGTTGGAGTTGCGCCAACCTTCCGGCGGTGCCGAGCCGTACGTTTCCGTTTACTACAAGAACAGCTCGGCCGAACCGACGCTGCTGACCGTGCCCGACTGTGGCCAACGGTGCCCGCTAAGTCAAACCTTCAAAGTCTACCAGGACATTCTGCCGGAAAGCTGGAAGCGCGAGTGCCAGGTTTCGTTCCTATCGCTTACCTACGTCGAGGCGGACGTGGGCACATCCGGCGGAATTATCGGACTGGTACTGGTGGCGTCCGTGGCCGTCCTGGGACTGGTGATCGCGCTGCTGACCCTGTACCGGAGGCGCCGCGGTGGCTATCACAACGACAAGTGGTACCTTCGCATCGACGGATAATGGCAGGAGAGGGGCCCGCACGAGGTCACAACCGAAGATCTGGAGGAGGTGGACGTTTGAGAAGGCGCATTTAACTCTGGTGGAGAGCGAGAGGAACTCTTTAGAAACAATCCTAATTAAATATCATCGTGTTAGTGAGAGAATGTgtgcgagagagagagcgaatTGACGGTATATATTCATATTATATTgaacaaaattattgaaaatgttttattggACCTGTTAGAGAATACAAGAAGAAATCAGAAAATGTTCTATTGATAGTGAAATTCCCGGGGGAGAAGATTGTTGCTTGCTGTGAGACTACAACTGCTAAGGttcgaaataaattgataaaaataatgCACCTTTGTTTAATGTTGCTAGTGAGATCATCACAAAAAGCCCAAGATTCAACCATTTAACCCGATGAAGATCGAGCAACGCAAGCAACATGCACCTCGAAGGTGCTTCCGCAAGACGATGCTAACACGTGTGCACGCTAAATACGCTCCATTCGCACAAACAGCACGATGCTGCTCACAACGACGGCGGTTTTCTGCTTCTGTTACGCAGCGGTCACCGCAGAAGCCGTTATAACAGACGAACCAGGCGTCGTCGAGGGGAAGCTGATATTTGCGCACGTTGTAAGttaataaacttttaatttttagagtttGTTCAGTAAAATAATTGTGTCGCCAGATTTTTCGCCATGGAAATCGAACGCCGATTATGTCCTACCCGACGGATCCCTGGCGGGATCGATACCATTGGCCGAACGGATGGGGGCAGCTCACAAACGTAAGTAAAAATTTGAATGCTAACGGTTCTAGCCTTACTTGTTGTTGAGCTGATTGCTCTCACTGACctttaaaaattgacaaaaaatttctgcgcaagctcaattcgaggggaagcatgaattAATGCTGTTGGTTACGTTGGTTACttccacatattgcatgcaatttttgcttgtatgcaacagcgacgaaccaCCCTAATCCTCCATACAAAGTtcggagaaaaaccattcggtcctgtctaaatgattttgaaaaattcaaagtgtacGTGTTTTTGGAGCCCCAAAGTTCacgcttcccctcgagttgaacctgcgcagaaattttgttgtaaatgtaATTTACAGTGACgtagaggagcggccgtggctgactggttacgatgttcgctttgtaagcgaatggtcctgggttcgattcccatctgctcccaccgagaaagtataggaaatataaatcttgaaactctgaacatgaacgaaaaatcaaagtcgctcgagtcggggttcgatcccccgtcctttggatcggtaagcaaaaatgctaaccactaggccatcgcagcttggtgagctatgactggaattaggaatactgttaccaccatcaactaactatatacgcgctgggtccttgtccatttgacaagggttcggaagttctaaataacgtttgaatccgattgatgcaaacgttcttcagggcggggcttgtcgataaagctgaagtacctcgcgctcggctagccagcgtagaaatgggtcaccgaagctcggcagagctaacaccttccaaatgcccatgcgagttatttgcatgtatagaatgtagatctaaaaatacatggaaacaactcaatttgtaagaagcgaccgcgtggtccacGGTTACTAAAAATCGCACTTTTGGGAGTTCAGaaatcgcacttttgacagttcgcttaaaCGAACTCAAAAAAGTGCGATTTCGCGAACTCGAAAAACtgtgaaaatcaccaaaaaacgaGTTCAGTTATGCGAACTCCCAAAAGTGCGATTTTGGACttagcgttttttttaaattcgtttgAAATGTTTCTTCCCAATTGTTTCTTGTTTAGTTGTGTTTTGTGCTCCGGAGTATCGAGTTGGATTTCAGGTAAGTAAAACCGGACGGATTTTCGGTGGTGAAAAGGTTCGGTCTGGACTGGTACTGGACAAGTtcttgcaagaggaatccgtgcgccgatggacggattgcctgccaattttggtgaaaaggttccgtccaccggtggacggattattGATCAAGGTTtggcaagaggaatccgtccgccggtggacggattacctgGCAAAGTTGGGGAAAaggttccgtccaccggtggacggattactggacaaggtttagcaagaggaatccgtccgccggtggacggattactggacaaggtttttcaagaggaatccgtccgccggtggacggattacctgCCAATGTTGGCAAAaagttccgtccaccggtggacggattactggacaaggtttttcaagaggaatccgtccgccggtggacggattacctgCCAAAGTTGGGAAAAAGGTTCCGTCCatcggtggacggattactggacaaggttttgcaagaggaatccgtccgcctGTGGACAGATTACTTGCCAATGTCGAGAAaaaggttttgcaagaggaatccgtccgccggtggacggattacctgCCAAAGTTGGGGAAAaggttccgtccaccggtggacggattactggacaaggttttgcaagaggaatccgtccgccggtggacggattacctgCCAAAGTTGGGGAAAAGGTTCCGTCCatcggtggacggattactggacaaggttttgcaagaggaacccgtccgccggtggacggattacctgCCAATGTTGACGAAaagttccgtccaccggtggacggattactggacaaggttttgcaagagggATCCGTCCGCCTGTGGACGGATTACCTGCCAATGTTGACGAAaagttccgtccaccggtggacggattactggacaaggttttgcaagagggATCCGTCCGCCTGTGGACGGATTACCTGCCAATGTTGGCGAAaagttccgtccaccggtggacggattactggaccaggttttgcaagaggaatccgtctgACGGTAGATGGATTACCTGCCAATGTTTGGGCAAATGGAAATGGTAAATGGACTGCCTGCCTATGTTGGTGAATAGGTTCGGACCACCGAAAGGAAGGATTATTTGCAAAAGTATTCTGTCCAccgattaaatttaaattttaaattttaaatttattaaatttttttaatgacttttttgcagGAGTAATCTTTATGATGTTTGCAAAAGGAACTGTTATACTAACTGGATTTttctttctcattttttcagaaGGAAGTCTACCGACGAGTCAACTTGAGGAATACCTTCAACGCCGCCTTGCACCAAAATGGACACCGCGCCGCCGTCAGGTATTCCGGTCCATCACACAGGCAGCTGCGATGCTAGACGGAGAGAAGGCCATTCCAGAGATTCGATGGAACCTGCGCCGTTCAAGTATGACCAGAAGGGCCCGAAGTATGAGGACTTTGCGGAACTTTATCCGGGACACTGGCGTGGCAGACTGATTCGAGGAGTTTCCGATGAGGCGAGATATGATCCTGCTGATCTTCAGTAACTTTTGCGATGTTGAACACACGATGACGAGGGAACGGATAGGAAGATCAGGACGAGGCCATTTCAACCTCGGACATGATGGACACGGACCTCCGTTTGATGCGGACGTCGCTGTTTTGTCGCCATTCGTTCTTCCGGTAGTCCAACATGCCAACATTTGCAGGAGGAATCTGGCCAAAGTTCGGTACGACCTGTTTTAGGCAGTATAAACTTGTCTTGAATTTCCTTTATTTTTCTTCTAGGCGATCCATAACCTAACGGCCTGACCCGTTACGCTCGTCGAAATCCTGGGTTGATTGAGTTCATGATCGATAAGAACATGGAGGCGCAGCGTGCGGCAAGAGAGGCTAGTAGGGTGGACATCCCAGTTAGCGATATGCACGATCTGCGATCGGCCGACGCAGCACGTCACCTGAATCTCAACCACTTCGAACAGCGAGCGGACTCCGAACGTCACGGAGCAGTTGAATCGCCTGAGGCACCCGGACTACGAGACCGTCTTCTAGCTGTCCAACTTTCACTGGTCGTCGATCCTGAAGCTCTCCGGACGATACGTAACTGTTGAACGCACTTCCCTCGATCAAGCTATCGCACGCGGTTAGTCCTCAAATAGCTCAGAAACTAAGCAATCTCGACGAGAAAGCCCCGCATCACTTCCATTGGAAGGCACTGGCCGCCGCGCTGGATCCGCTCGACTTGAACGACGCCGACACCGGAGAAGTTCCGAGCATCAACACCGGCAACGCACCGTCCTACCCAAAGACGCCGATAGAGATCCTGCTTTGTTGTATGCTGATCGCCGTCAGTTTCTTCATGATCACGTACCATTCCGAGTGGCGAGGCAGTTGGACCGCGAACAGTGAAAAAAGCAGGAACAGCCACCCACGAGCTTCGCCTTCAAGCTGAAAAAGAAGCTTTAGTTCAACTTCACCAGTCCGAACCAAAGCCAAAAACCGAAAACCGGCAAGGATCCGTCCCTCTTTGACTCTGCGGCACAGTACGAGAAGAAGTTTACCCGCTGATAACTCATCGGTGAACTCACAGAAACGACTCAGCAATTGCGGATTGTGAGCGGAGTTCCGAAACCGCTTCCTCTCGTCCTCCGGTCCAAATCCGTACTACGAGACGGTCACCGTGCAGCAGCGACAAAACCACAGCGAAGAAAAGTCCCAAAAACCTGGCAGCAGTACGGCTCGCAAAAATCCTACCAAACCACGCCGATCTGGTGTCTGGACTTTCTGGATAATCTCATCGTGATCGTGTGCGCCGACGGGTGGCAAGAGTTCTAGGAGGGCACCACCGGCAACTTCAAGGTAAGCTTGTAGATCTCAAGTCGTGTTGGCAGCTAACTGAGGTGCGTTTGTTTCAGAGCATCTACGAGACGGAGCATACCCGCAACAACGAGGTCAAGCTGACCGGGGACAAGGTGGTGGCG
Encoded here:
- the LOC6035388 gene encoding prostatic acid phosphatase, with the translated sequence MARLLTLLVATLLWLHVANSQQVQSEDKLIFAHVLYRHGDRTPIDPYPNDPWKDPAHWTAGWGQLTNDGKHRHLELGRWLRKRYGSLLGATYTNNEIYVRSTDVDRTLMSAESNLAGLYPPVGPDRWDAAIQWQPIPVHTVPEELDEVLAAKKPCSAFDLELKKYKHTDEFQAYNKSLEPLYEYVTAHSGRAVDSLTSAQNIYSCLHIEELNNFTLPAWTAKVYPEPLRSISAKSFATKTNTPLMARLKAGPLVKEILERFRAKLNRKLKPDRSVWVYSAHDTTVANLLNALRVFDLHNPPFAACVLLELRQPSGGAEPYVSVYYKNSSAEPTLLTVPDCGQRCPLSQTFKVYQDILPESWKRECQVSFLSLTYVEADVGTSGGIIGLVLVASVAVLGLVIALLTLYRRRRGGYHNDKWYLRIDG